The following proteins come from a genomic window of Pirellula staleyi DSM 6068:
- a CDS encoding multidrug efflux RND transporter permease subunit, producing the protein MFSRFFIDHPVFANVIAILTMVIGGVALWRLPVEQYPEITPPTVRVTCVYPGADAQVVASTVAAPIEQQVNGVENMLYMSSTSSSDGSYSLTVTFEIGTNLDDAQVLVQNRVSSAEALLPEEVKRQGLTVKKQSAALLLVITLASDKPELDSLFLANYATLRIRDELSRVKGVGEVTVFGTGNYSMRLWLDPDQLRARGLTVQDVQAAVAEQNVQVAAGQVGQPPVVAENALAFQYTVSTLGRLNRPEQFENIVVKTGEDGRLTYLKDVARVELGAQSYDQFNLKQGAPTANIGIFQLPGANALEVTTEVEHAMERLAKSFPQGVSYTMPLNTTKFVEASIHEVYKTLLEAGVLVLIVILVFLQDWRAVLIPATTVPVTLIGAFAAMAWLGFSVNMLTLFGLVLAIGIVVDDAIVIVENAAHHIEKGEKPKQATIRAMDEVLGPIIGITLVLLAVFIPSAAMSGITGQLYRQFALTIAATAVISAINAVTLKPAQCALWLRPPTGKKNIFFRGFNYVYGHCENVYIWIVGGLLRQMALVVVAFVALVLLTGWWYTRVPTGFLPTEDQGYLFVAVQLPDAASQERTKSVMRQIDDKLASIPGVADWISIGGLSLLDNSTASNAGTLFVTLDNWEERLQHEGQSLNEIMGMMGAKFAEIDEAVIFPFAPPAIRGLGVRGGFEMQVQDRADVGLNELQTAMQEVIDEGMKNPSLASIRSTFRPGVPQLFIEVDRVKVKSLDVPLLNVFGTLQAYLGSSYVNDFNKFGRTYQVRVQAEPQFRAEPEDILRLEVRSSSGKMVPMSTLAAVKPVFGPQTITRYNLYPSASVGGEPAPGFSSGDSLKLLESIADEKLPQSIGFEWTGMSYQEKRVGNEAIGIFVMAVLLVYLVLAAQYESWITPIAVILVVPLGLLGAIAAVSILGLDNNLYTQIGIVLIIALASKNAILIVEFARELRHQGKSIVEASVEAARMRFRPILMTSFAFILGVVPLVIAEGAGAAGQRALGTAVFGGMIASTVLSVFFVPIFYVLFQGLSEWLSPRVVATEEPAQAKQPAQPAIASAKATH; encoded by the coding sequence ATGTTCTCGCGATTCTTCATCGACCATCCTGTGTTTGCCAATGTGATCGCCATCCTCACGATGGTGATCGGCGGCGTTGCGCTGTGGCGTTTGCCTGTCGAACAGTACCCCGAAATCACTCCGCCGACAGTTCGTGTGACGTGCGTCTATCCCGGCGCCGATGCGCAAGTGGTGGCCAGCACCGTCGCTGCGCCGATCGAACAGCAGGTGAACGGCGTCGAGAATATGCTCTACATGTCGAGCACCTCGTCGAGCGACGGTTCGTACTCCCTGACAGTCACTTTCGAAATCGGCACGAATCTCGACGATGCCCAAGTGCTCGTGCAAAACCGTGTCTCGTCGGCCGAAGCGCTCTTGCCCGAAGAGGTCAAACGCCAAGGTTTGACCGTGAAAAAACAGTCGGCAGCGCTGCTGCTGGTGATCACGCTCGCCTCGGATAAGCCCGAGCTCGACAGCCTGTTTTTAGCCAACTACGCCACGCTCCGCATTCGCGACGAACTCAGCCGCGTGAAGGGGGTGGGTGAAGTGACGGTGTTCGGCACCGGCAACTACAGCATGCGATTGTGGCTCGATCCCGATCAGCTCCGCGCTCGCGGCCTGACGGTGCAAGATGTGCAAGCGGCTGTCGCCGAGCAAAACGTGCAAGTGGCAGCAGGGCAGGTGGGTCAGCCTCCGGTGGTGGCGGAAAATGCCCTCGCGTTTCAGTACACCGTCAGCACGCTCGGTCGTCTCAACCGGCCCGAGCAGTTCGAGAATATCGTCGTTAAAACGGGAGAAGATGGTCGACTCACCTACCTCAAAGATGTCGCCCGGGTCGAACTCGGCGCTCAGAGTTACGATCAGTTCAACCTGAAGCAAGGGGCACCGACCGCCAACATCGGTATCTTCCAGCTTCCCGGCGCCAACGCCCTCGAAGTGACGACCGAAGTCGAGCATGCCATGGAGCGACTCGCGAAGTCGTTTCCGCAAGGCGTTTCGTACACAATGCCGCTGAACACCACCAAGTTCGTGGAAGCCTCGATTCACGAAGTTTACAAAACACTTCTCGAAGCGGGCGTGCTGGTGCTGATCGTGATCCTGGTCTTCCTGCAAGACTGGCGCGCGGTTTTGATTCCTGCGACCACCGTGCCGGTGACACTCATCGGTGCCTTTGCGGCGATGGCGTGGCTCGGGTTCTCGGTCAACATGCTCACACTGTTTGGACTCGTGCTGGCGATCGGCATTGTGGTCGACGACGCGATCGTGATTGTCGAAAACGCCGCGCATCACATCGAAAAAGGAGAGAAGCCCAAACAGGCAACGATCCGCGCGATGGATGAAGTGCTCGGGCCGATCATCGGCATCACGCTGGTGCTCCTCGCGGTGTTCATTCCGAGCGCTGCTATGAGCGGCATCACCGGCCAGCTCTACCGGCAATTCGCCCTCACCATTGCCGCCACGGCGGTGATCTCGGCCATCAACGCCGTCACCCTCAAACCAGCGCAGTGTGCTTTGTGGCTCCGGCCACCAACCGGCAAGAAGAACATCTTTTTCCGTGGTTTTAACTATGTTTATGGCCACTGCGAAAACGTTTACATCTGGATCGTCGGTGGACTGCTCCGCCAAATGGCGCTCGTGGTGGTGGCGTTTGTCGCGCTCGTTTTGCTCACTGGCTGGTGGTACACCCGCGTTCCCACCGGCTTCTTGCCTACCGAAGATCAAGGCTACCTGTTCGTCGCCGTGCAGCTCCCCGATGCTGCCTCGCAAGAGCGCACTAAATCGGTGATGCGTCAAATCGACGACAAGCTCGCTTCGATTCCTGGCGTCGCCGACTGGATCTCGATCGGTGGTTTGTCGCTGCTCGATAACAGCACCGCGTCGAATGCCGGCACCCTCTTCGTCACGCTCGACAACTGGGAGGAGCGGCTGCAGCACGAGGGCCAATCGCTCAACGAAATCATGGGGATGATGGGGGCCAAATTCGCCGAGATCGACGAGGCGGTGATCTTCCCGTTTGCCCCTCCGGCAATTCGTGGCCTCGGTGTGCGAGGTGGCTTCGAAATGCAGGTGCAAGACCGGGCCGACGTCGGTCTCAACGAACTTCAAACCGCCATGCAGGAAGTGATCGACGAGGGGATGAAGAATCCTTCGCTCGCCAGCATTCGATCGACCTTCCGCCCTGGTGTGCCGCAGCTGTTCATCGAAGTCGATCGTGTGAAAGTGAAGAGCCTCGACGTGCCGCTGCTAAATGTGTTCGGCACTTTGCAAGCCTATCTCGGTTCGAGCTACGTCAACGACTTCAACAAGTTCGGCCGGACGTATCAAGTCCGCGTGCAAGCCGAGCCGCAGTTTCGGGCCGAGCCCGAAGATATCTTGCGTTTGGAAGTGCGCAGCAGCAGTGGCAAGATGGTGCCGATGAGTACGCTCGCGGCGGTGAAGCCGGTGTTTGGTCCGCAAACGATCACGCGCTACAACCTCTATCCCAGCGCCTCGGTCGGTGGCGAACCGGCCCCTGGGTTCAGCTCAGGGGATTCGCTGAAACTGCTCGAGTCGATTGCCGACGAAAAACTGCCGCAGTCGATCGGCTTTGAATGGACCGGCATGAGCTACCAAGAGAAGCGGGTCGGTAACGAAGCGATCGGCATCTTCGTGATGGCGGTGCTGCTGGTCTACCTGGTGCTCGCCGCGCAGTACGAAAGCTGGATCACGCCAATTGCGGTGATTCTGGTCGTGCCACTCGGTCTGCTCGGCGCGATCGCTGCCGTTTCGATCCTTGGACTCGACAACAATCTCTACACGCAAATCGGCATCGTGCTGATCATCGCCCTGGCGAGCAAAAATGCCATTCTGATCGTCGAATTCGCGCGCGAACTGCGGCACCAAGGCAAGTCGATCGTCGAGGCCTCGGTCGAAGCAGCCCGGATGCGTTTCCGGCCGATTCTGATGACCTCGTTCGCGTTCATCCTGGGTGTGGTGCCACTGGTGATTGCCGAAGGAGCTGGTGCCGCTGGTCAGCGGGCGCTCGGCACGGCGGTGTTCGGCGGCATGATCGCCTCGACAGTCCTCAGCGTGTTCTTTGTGCCGATCTTCTACGTCCTCTTCCAAGGCTTGAGCGAATGGCTCTCGCCGCGGGTTGTCGCTACGGAAGAGCCCGCGCAAGCCAAACAACCAGCACAACCTGCCATCGCTAGCGCAAAAGCGACGCACTAA